The window CCATTAAGGGCGGGTCAAGTGTCAGAGTCTCCATGATAGTAATGTCGGCGCCTTATGGCTGGCATTTGATCCATGGATATTTTGGCAAGGTAGACTTGGGTTTCATGATACAGTGGAAGCAGGGATGTCTACTCAGCTATAGAATAAGAATAGGGGATGGCAGGCTGTCATGGGGCAGTAAGGCTTTCAGCTTATGATAGCCATGATAGGGGGCGAACAATATGCTGAAATGGACGGACGATCTTTCTATTGGCATCGGGATCATCGATGAACAGCATAAAGAGCTTTTCAAGAGGGTCAACAACCTACTGTCATCTATGAGCCAGGGCAGGGGAAAGGAACAAATAGGCGAAGTCCTGAACTTTCTTAGCGACTATGTAGAAACTCACTTCGGCACAGAAGAAAAATTCATGGGAGCTCATGGATATCCAGAGGGAAAGGCGCATAAAGGCGAACATGGTTCATATATCGAAAAACTCTCTGCCCTCCGGGAACGGTTTGGCCGTGAGGGGCAAAGCTCCCTTCTAGCTATTGAATCCCAGCGTCTTCTCGTAGACTGGTGGCTGAATCACATAGGCAAGACGGACAAGGCTTTGGGAGCCTTTTTGAAGGAGAAGGGAGTCTGAATATGCGGTCGCGTCTACTGCAAATCGCGAGGTATTTCATTTTCTGTTGGCCATTGCAGTTCTTATCCGCGCGACCATGGGGCCGCCGGTGCTATTCCACCAGGCGTCGTGGGCTTCATGGCCGGCCATTTGTCATGCTCAGGTTTCGCACTATGCTAGATGTGCGGGACAAGCAGGGGAATTTGCTGCCCGATGAGAAACGACTCACCCGGCTGGGGAATCTCTTGCGCAGCGCCAGCTTGGATGAATTGCCCGAGTTTATCAACGTCCTATGAGGCGACATGAGCCTGGTCGGTCCGAGACCACTCCTGATGGAATATCTTGACCGCTATACACCCGAACAGGCGCGGCGCCATGAGGTCAAGCCCGGCATCACCGGATGGGCGCAGGTGAATGGCCGCAATGCCCTAAGCTGGGAGGAGAAATTCAAGCTAGACGTCTGGTATGTCGACAACTGGAGCATCGCGCTTGACCTCAAGATCCTCTGGCTTACTTTGGTTAAGGTGATAAAGCGCGAGGGCATAAGCGCGGAGGGGTGCGCGACGATGCCGGAGTTTAGGGGAATCCAGGGGGGAGTTCGGCCTAATCTTTGGGGTGACATTATCACAGACCGATAACAAATCCACGCTATAGCCTTTTGACTACAGGCCCTAGTTGGCTTACCATAGAGTAAGAAGGTTGGGAGGTATAGAGGAAGGGGATCGGGAGGTGACCAAAGTGGAAGGCACATATGTGTCATCAAAGGGGCAGGTCGTCATACCGAAAGCGATTAGGGATGCAGCCGGTCTTAGGGTTAGAACCAGACTCAAAGTTACTTTGAAGGAAGACGGGATCTTGCTTACTCCTGTGCGTGCAGCGGCTGTCGATGCTTTATATGGACGTTTTGGGGGGCAAGATCTTATCGCCGATCTGGAAGCTGAACACTGGACCGAGGTTCAGAGGGATTCCGAAATCGGGGCGCGGCGAAGGGAATCCGGGCTGAGGGGAAGCCCCCGCAGGCAAGTCCAGCGAGGGCTCTTCCACATAGTTATTCGCCGTTTCAGTCTAGCAGAAACGATCCATCGTCTGGTTAGCCTTTAACTGTCCTGTTAAACATAACCTGAGCATAATTCTCAATGTCATCGGGTATCAACATGTTGTATTTCTGCTTCACAGCGTTGAAATACTCGCCGATAGCTTCTTTGGGGATTATGCGGTCAGAATGAGCATCGGCAGGCAGATTGCCACGCGTTTTCAGCCAAGGCGTTTCAGCGTGTGTAAACCTCCCCAGTATTTTCCCACTGTAGCAGCAAAGATTTTGGATAACGCTGTCAATGATAGCCTTCTCCGAATCTGTAAATACAGAAGCATCAAACTCACCGTTACTCTCAATGGGGTCAAAGTGGTAACCAGAATAGCGGTTGTAGATTTCCCGGTAAACCGGGCCGTGCACCCACGCCTCGCAATCCTCCGCAAACAGGAAACTGCCATTGAAAGCATAGTAGAAACCCTGGATATAATATAAGGCTTTCTGTAATGCCAAGGGCGTAATATCTTCGCAACGAAACAGCAGGTAGTCAACTACTTTATCCACTTTGGAGGTCACAGTATCGGAGGTCCCAGTTTTTTGTCTGTCAAGCAACTCCATTGTGGCGCGTCTGCTCTTTTCATATGCAACCTGAGATTTCAGTCTCTCTTTATTTTTTTCCAGCAATGATAGATAAAAGGCCGGTTCATCGTAGATTCTTCGTAGCATATCAGAATATTGCTTAGTCGGCATATCTCCATCGCAATAGCGGGTAAATGTCATCTCTCCCCAGCCTAAAAGCAGAGATAGCGGACGTTTTCCAATATTATACTTCCGTGGAATCTCCAAGATCTTCTCAAGCGAAATTATACCTTTCTTCTGACGATAGGCATCATACAGCGCTTTTAGGTTTTCATCCTCAATCTCTGCTACATATACCTCGGCGCCACATTCGGCACATATCGCTTTCTTTCCGGAATAATTGTATTCCTCGCCTTTCAATGTGCCCTTCAGGGAAACATTTTCCATAGAATAGGCGACATCTTTCCTGCATTCCTCGCAGAAGGTAGTCCTCTTATTCATAAAGCATCCCCCTTTCACTTCCGACCGTTACCGAAACAGGTAACTGATCGGCTTGTTACGCTTATGGAATGATACGACTATCACACGACTCCGTCCCGCAAGGTTTATAATGTTGAATTTGGTATAGATATCTACCAACTCCTCGTTGCCATCAAAGTTGAATAACTTAACTTGTGGACAGAAGACGTATAAAATCTCATGTTCAAATCCTAGCTTCGTATTTTTCAACGTATGACAGAAATCCTCTGGCTCGATTTCTAAAAGAATCTCTTTCTGCCTCTTTCT is drawn from Bacillota bacterium and contains these coding sequences:
- a CDS encoding hemerythrin family protein produces the protein MLKWTDDLSIGIGIIDEQHKELFKRVNNLLSSMSQGRGKEQIGEVLNFLSDYVETHFGTEEKFMGAHGYPEGKAHKGEHGSYIEKLSALRERFGREGQSSLLAIESQRLLVDWWLNHIGKTDKALGAFLKEKGV
- a CDS encoding AbrB/MazE/SpoVT family DNA-binding domain-containing protein produces the protein MEGTYVSSKGQVVIPKAIRDAAGLRVRTRLKVTLKEDGILLTPVRAAAVDALYGRFGGQDLIADLEAEHWTEVQRDSEIGARRRESGLRGSPRRQVQRGLFHIVIRRFSLAETIHRLVSL
- a CDS encoding DUF4065 domain-containing protein, whose protein sequence is MNKRTTFCEECRKDVAYSMENVSLKGTLKGEEYNYSGKKAICAECGAEVYVAEIEDENLKALYDAYRQKKGIISLEKILEIPRKYNIGKRPLSLLLGWGEMTFTRYCDGDMPTKQYSDMLRRIYDEPAFYLSLLEKNKERLKSQVAYEKSRRATMELLDRQKTGTSDTVTSKVDKVVDYLLFRCEDITPLALQKALYYIQGFYYAFNGSFLFAEDCEAWVHGPVYREIYNRYSGYHFDPIESNGEFDASVFTDSEKAIIDSVIQNLCCYSGKILGRFTHAETPWLKTRGNLPADAHSDRIIPKEAIGEYFNAVKQKYNMLIPDDIENYAQVMFNRTVKG